From a single Stomoxys calcitrans chromosome 4, idStoCalc2.1, whole genome shotgun sequence genomic region:
- the LOC106093228 gene encoding mucin-2 isoform X2 — MLHYHWIYILSAIASSQELVETAQSDTTAQGGGQGINCNGKSAVCVGPLMYKDCVPEANGQMFATGNAKKCPANSRCINDGVEICVPIKTSTEAPAHGGDNSTSAPSTAAPPPVETSSAPIISSTEGPVDPTPAPEVPIETTQAPSVPAETTKAPGAPVDPNIPISSTTELPIDHPTQVPMEPTPPVNPIDPNVPVETTADPLIPNTPTDLPIEETTTVPTNPTNPNNPSNPIDPTNPIDPTNPIDPTNPVDPNNPVDPTNPVDPTNPVDPTNPVNPNNPVDPTNAVDPTNPVGPPLPTDPSTPVNPDVPVDPSAPVDPNAPVDPPLPTEPNPTSPIEPNAPIDPNPLDPNAPIDPNAPNEPPVPTDPAAPVDPNLPVDPNAPVDPTAPTDPNGPVDPNAPIDPNTPVDPTAPADPNGPVDPNTPVDPSTPVDPIAPVDPNAPADPAQPTDPTTPVDPNAPADPTAPVDPTAPVDPTAPADPNAPVDPNTPVDPNGPVDPNTPVDPNAPVVPNAPVDPNAPVDPNAPVDPNVPVDPNAPVDPNAPVDPNAPVDPVLPTDPTVPLDPNAPADPTAPVDPTAPIDPTAPADPNAPVDPNTPVDPNGPVDPNTPVDPNAPVDPNAPVDPNAPVDPNGPVDPNAPIDPNAPVDPNAPVDPALPTDPTTPVDPNAPADPNAPVDPNAPVDPNTPVDPNAPVDPNAPVEPIAPIDPNTPVEPNNPVDPNTPVDPNAPLDPALPTDPTAPLDPNAPADPNAPVDPNAPVDPNTPVDPNAPVDPNAPVDPNAPVDPNAPVDPNAPVDPNAPVDPALPTDPTAPLDPNAPADPNAPVDPNAPVDPNAPVDPNTPVDPNSPVDPNAPVDPIAPVDPNAPVDPIAPVDPNAPADPNAPVDPALPTDPTAPADPNAPVDPTVPVDPNAPVDPNAPVDPNAPVDPNAPVDPNAPVDPNAPVDPNTPVDPSAPVDPNTPVDPNNPVNPNAPVDPNAPIDPNGPVNPNAPVDPTAPVDPNTPVDPNAPVDPNAPVDPNAPVDPNAPVDPNAPVDPIAPVDPNAPVDPNAPVDPNSPVDPNTPVDPNAPVDPNAPVDPNAPVDPNTPVDPSAPVDPNAPVDPNAPVDPNAPVDPNSPVDPNAPVDPNTPVDPNAPVDPNTPVDPNTPVDPSAPVDPNNPVDPNAPVDPNAPVDPSAPIDPNAPVDPNAPVDPNAPADPNAPVDPALPTDPTAPADPNAPVDPTAPVDPNAPVDPNSPVDPNAPVDPNTPVDPNSPVDPNTPVDPNTPVDPNAPVDPNAPVDPNKPVDPNAPVDPNAPIDPNAPIDPNAPADPNAPIDPNAPVDPNAPVDPNAPVDPNTPVDPNTPVDPNAPVDPNSPVDPNAPVDPNTPVDPNAPVDPNAPVDPNTPTDPSAPVDPNAPVDPNAPVDPNAPVDPNAPVDPNTPVDPNNPVDPNAPIDPNAPVDPSAPVDPNAPVDPNAPVDPNAPVDPNSPVDPNAPVDPNTPTDPSSPVDPNAPVDPNAPVDPNAPVDPNAPVDPNTPVDPSAPVDPNAPVDPNNPVDPNAPVDPNAPVDPNAPVDPSAPVDPNAPVDPNSPVDPNAPVDPNAPLDPNTPVDPNAPVDPNAPVDPNNPVDPNAPVDPNAPVDPNAPVDPNAPVDPNTPVDPSAPVDPNAPVDPNNPVDPNAPVDPNAPVDPSAPVDPNAPVDPNSPVDPNAPVDPNAPLDPNTPVDPNAPVDPNAPVDPNNPVDPNAPVDPNAPVDPNAPVDPNAPVDPNAPVDPSAPVDPNAPVDPNAPVDPNNPVDPNAPIDPSAPVDPNAPVDPNSPVDPNAPVDPNAPLDPNTPVDPNAPVDPNAPVDPNTPVDPSAPVDPNAPVDPNAPVDPNNPVDPNAPVDPNTPLDPNAPVDPNTPVDPNAPVDPVAPVDPNAPVDPNSPVDPNAPVDPNAPVDPNAPVDPNAPVDPNAPVDPNAPVHPNTPVDPNAPVDPNAPADPNAPFDPNTPVDPNTPIDPNAPVDPNAPVDPSAPVDPNAPVNPNFPVDPNTPIDPNHPGSGEHGRPGHPNRPNWPNHEEGSGNHHHHRPGRPAHPSKPGSAEHNSAESKPQKPISKEESSVEDKSKEKKKDKEDSEEKKNNSEEKNNKKQAEKELKKKAEEAKKELIKKIEKKLKKNKCDEDDVYPDIKDCKKYYRCVDNSDNNTFIHLRCDDDKRFDNDSKKCVKKSKATCLLKDD, encoded by the exons atgCTTCACTACCATTGGATATATATT TTGTCAGCAATTGCGAGTAGCCAAGAACTTGTTGAAACAGCCCAGTCCGATACTACAGCACAAGGCGGAGGCCAAGGAATTAACTGCAATGGCAAAAGTGCGGTGTGTGTCGGTCCTCTTATGTACAAGGATTGTGTGCCCGAAGCAAATGGCCAAATGTTTGCTACTGgtaatgcaaaaaaatgtccCGCCAATTCACGTTGTATAAATGACGGTGTAGAAATATGTGTGCCAATTAAAACTTCGACCGAAGCTCCAGCTCATGGTGGTGACAACAGCACAAGTGCTCCATCAACTGCCGCTCCTCCACCAGTCGAGACGAGTTCTGCCCCAATAATATCGTCCACTGAAGGACCCGTTGATCCTACACCTGCTCCAGAAGTCCCTATCGAGACAACTCAGGCACCCTCTGTACCTGCAGAAACAACGAAAGCTCCTGGTGCACCAGTTGATCCTAATATTCCAATAAGCTCTACAACAGAATTGCCAATTGATCACCCAACACAAGTACCAATGGAACCAACACCACCAGTAAATCCGATTGATCCTAATGTACCCGTTGAAACAACAGCCGACCCTTTGATTCCAAATACTCCAACAGATTTACCAATTGAAGAAACCACCACCGTTCCCACTAATCCAACCAATCCAAATAATCCTTCCAATCCTATCGATCCAACAAACCCCATTGACCCCACCAATCCAATTGATCCAACAAATCCAGTTGATCCAAACAATCCAGTTGATCCCACAAATCCTGTTGATCCCACAAATCCAGTTGACCCAACAAACCCAGTTAATCCCAACAATCCAGTTGATCCAACAAATGCAGTTGATCCAACAAATCCAGTTGGCCCACCATTGCCAACAGATCCTAGCACTCCCGTCAATCCCGATGTACCTGTAGATCCTAGTGCGCCTGTAGATCCCAATGCTCCTGTGGACCCACCTTTGCCAACAGAGCCAAATCCAACCAGTCCAATCGAACCAAATGCACCAATTGATCCTAATCCTCTTGATCCCAACGCACCTATCGACCCCAACGCTCCAAATGAGCCCCCCGTTCCAACTGATCCCGCTGCACCCGTTGATCCCAATCTTCCAGTAGATCCCAATGCACCAGTGGATCCAACAGCGCCAACAGATCCCAATGGTCCAGTTGATCCTAACGCTCCAATTGATCCCAATACACCAGTGGATCCAACAGCGCCGGCAGATCCCAATGGTCCAGTCGATCCAAACACTCCGGTTGATCCCAGCACACCAGTCGATCCCATCGCACCAGTTGATCCGAACGCTCCAGCTGATCCAGCACAGCCAACGGATCCTACAACTCCAGTTGATCCTAACGCACCAGCTGATCCCACCGCTCCTGTTGATCCAACCGCTCCTGTTGATCCCACCGCTCCTGCTGATCCCAACGCACCAGTTGATCCCAACACACCAGTTGATCCAAATGGTCCAGTTGATCCCAACACACCAGTTGATCCCAACGCACCAGTTGTTCCTAATGCTCCAGTTGATCCAAACGCACCAGTTGATCCCAACGCACCAGTTGATCCAAATGTTCCAGTTGATCCAAACGCACCAGTTGATCCTAACGCACCAGTTGATCCTAATGCTCCAGTTGATCCCGTACTGCCAACGGATCCCACAGTTCCACTTGATCCCAACGCTCCAGCTGATCCCACCGCTCCTGTTGATCCAACCGCTCCTATTGATCCCACCGCTCCTGCTGACCCCAATGCTCCAGTTGATCCCAACACACCAGTTGATCCAAATGGTCCAGTTGATCCCAACACACCAGTTGATCCTAATGCACCAGTTGATCCAAACGCACCAGTGGATCCCAACGCACCAGTTGATCCAAATGGTCCAGTTGATCCAAACGCACCAATTGATCCGAACGCACCAGTTGATCCAAATGCTCCAGTTGATCCCGCACTGCCAACGGATCCCACAACTCCAGTTGATCCCAACGCTCCAGCTGATCCAAATGCTCCAGTTGATCCTAATGCTCCAGTTGATCCTAACACTCCAGTTGATCCCAACGCTCCAGTTGATCCAAATGCGCCAGTTGAACCTATCGCACCAATTGATCCCAACACTCCAGTTGAACCAAATAATCCAGTTGATCCTAACACTCCAGTTGATCCTAATGCTCCACTTGATCCGGCACTGCCAACGGATCCCACAGCTCCACTTGATCCTAACGCTCCAGCTGATCCAAATGCCCCAGTTGATCCAAATGCTCCAGTTGATCCTAACACTCCAGTTGACCCTAATGCCCCAGTTGATCCTAATGCCCCAGTTGATCCTAATGCCCCAGTTGATCCTAACGCACCCGTCGATCCCAATGCTCCAGTCGATCCAAATGCTCCAGTTGATCCTGCACTGCCAACGGATCCCACAGCTCCACTTGATCCCAACGCTCCAGCTGATCCTAATGCCCCAGTTGATCCTAACGCACCAGTCGATCCCAATGCTCCAGTCGATCCTAACACTCCAGTTGATCCAAATTCTCCAGTTGATCCTAACGCCCCAGTTGATCCTATCGCTCCAGTTGATCCTAACGCCCCAGTTGATCCTATCgccccagttgatcccaatgcCCCAGCTGATCCTAATGCTCCAGTCGATCCCGCACTACCAACGGATCCCACAGCTCCAGCTGATCCCAACGCACCAGTCGATCCCACTGTTCCAGTCGATCCTAACGCTCCAGTCGATCCAAACGCTCCAGTCGATCCAAACGCTCCAGTCGATCCTAATGCCCCTGTTGATCCAAATGCCCCTGTTGACCCTAATGCCCCTGTTGATCCCAACACACCAGTCGATCCCAGTGCCCCAGTTGATCCCAACACACCAGTCGATCCCAACAATCCAGTGAATCCTAACGCCCCAGTTGATCCTAACGCACCAATCGATCCCAATGGACCAGTTAATCCCAACGCACCAGTCGATCCCACTGCTCCAGTCGATCCAAATACTCCAGTTGATCCTAATGCTCCAGTTGATCCAAACGCTCCAGTTGATCCTAATGCTCCAGTTGACCCTAATGCTCCAGTTGATCCCAATGCACCAGTTGATCCCATCGCACCAGTCGATCCCAACGCCCCAGTCGATCCAAATGCACCAGTTGACCCCAACTCGCCAGTTGATCCAAATACTCCAGTCGATCCTAATGCCCCTGTTGATCCAAATGCCCCTGTTGATCCTAATGCCCCAGTTGATCCCAACACACCAGTCGATCCCAGTGCTCCAGTTGATCCCAACGCACCAGTCGATCCTAATGCTCCAGTCGATCCAAATGCACCAGTTGACCCCAACTCGCCAGTTGATCCAAATGCTCCAGTCGATCCTAATACCCCTGTTGATCCAAATGCTCCAGTTGATCCTAATACCCCAGTCGATCCCAACACACCAGTCGATCCCAGTGCTCCAGTCGATCCCAACAACCCAGTGGATCCTAACgccccagttgatcccaatgcACCAGTCGATCCCAGCGCTCCAATTGATCCAAATGCTCCTGTTGATCCTAATGCTCCAGTTGATCCTAATGCCCCAGCAGATCCTAATGCTCCAGTCGATCCCGCACTACCAACGGATCCCACAGCTCCAGCTGATCCCAACGCACCAGTCGATCCTACTGCTCCAGTCGATCCAAATGCACCAGTTGACCCCAACTCGCCAGTTGATCCAAATGCTCCAGTCGATCCTAATACCCCTGTTGATCCAAATTCTCCAGTTGATCCTAATACCCCAGTCGATCCCAACACACCAGTCGATCCCAATGCTCCAGTTGATCCCAATGCACCAGTCGATCCCAACAAACCAGTGGATCCTAACGCCCCAGTCGATCCCAACGCTCCAATTGACCCCAACGCTCCAATTGATCCAAATGCTCCAGCTGATCCTAATGCTCCAATTGATCCTAATGCTCCAGTTGATCCAAATGCTCCAGTCGATCCAAATGCTCCTGTTGATCCTAACACCCCTGTTGATCCGAATACCCCAGTCGATCCTAACGCACCAGTCGATCCTAATTCCCCCGTTGATCCAAATGCACCAGTCGATCCAAACACCCCAGTAGATCCCAATGCACCAGTCGATCCGAATGCTCCAGTTGATCCCAACACACCAACCGATCCCAGTGCTCCAGTTGATCCCAATGCACCAGTTGATCCCAATgccccagttgatcccaatgcACCAGTCGATCCAAATGCTCCAGTTGATCCCAACACACCAGTCGATCCCAACAACCCAGTTGATCCTAATGCTCCAATTGATCCAAATGCTCCAGTTGATCCAAGTGCTCCAGTTGATCCTAATGCCCCAGTCGACCCTAACGCACCAGTCGATCCTAACGCACCAGTCGATCCCAACTCACCAGTCGATCCCAATGCTCCAGTTGATCCCAACACGCCAACCGATCCCAGTTCTCCAGTTGATCCTAACGCCCCAGTTGATCCTAACgccccagttgatcccaatgcACCAGTCGATCCAAATGCTCCAGTTGATCCCAACACACCAGTCGATCCCAGTGCTCCAGTTGATCCCAATGCCCCAGTCGATCCCAACAACCCAGTTGATCCTAATGCTCCAGTTGATCCTAATGCTCCAGTTGATCCTAATGCTCCAGTTGATCCAAGTGCTCCAGTCGATCCTAACGCACCAGTCGATCCTAATTCCCCTGTTGATCCCAATGCACCAGTCGATCCGAATGCTCCACTTGATCCCAACACACCCGTCGATCCCAATGCTCCAGTTGATCCCAACGCACCAGTCGATCCCAACAACCCAGTTGATCCTAATGCTCCAGTTGATCCTAATGCTCCAGTTGATCCCAATGCACCAGTCGATCCAAATGCTCCAGTTGATCCCAACACACCAGTCGATCCCAGTGCTCCAGTTGATCCCAATGCCCCAGTTGATCCCAACAACCCAGTTGATCCTAATGCTCCAGTTGATCCTAATGCTCCAGTTGATCCAAGTGCTCCAGTCGATCCTAACGCACCAGTCGATCCTAATTCCCCTGTTGATCCCAATGCACCAGTCGATCCGAATGCTCCACTTGATCCCAACACACCAGTCGATCCCAATGCTCCAGTTGATCCCAACGCACCAGTCGATCCCAACAACCCAGTTGATCCTAACGCTCCAGTTGATCCTAATGCTCCAGTTGATCCCAATGCACCAGTCGATCCAAATGCTCCAGTTGATCCCAACGCACCGGTCGATCCCAGTGCTCCAGTTGATCCCAATGCCCCAGTTGATCCCAACGCACCAGTCGATCCCAACAACCCAGTTGATCCTAATGCTCCAATTGATCCAAGTGCTCCAGTCGATCCTAACGCACCAGTCGATCCTAATTCCCCTGTTGATCCCAATGCACCAGTCGATCCGAATGCTCCACTTGATCCCAACACACCAGTCGATCCCAATGCACCAGTCGATCCAAATGCTCCAGTTGATCCCAACACACCAGTCGATCCCAGTGCTCCAGTTGATCCCAATGCCCCAGTTGATCCCAACGCACCAGTCGATCCCAACAACCCAGTCGATCCAAATGCACCAGTTGATCCTAACACCCCACTTGATCCTAATGCTCCAGTCGATCCAAATACCCCAGTTGATCCCAACGCTCCAGTCGATCCTGTTGCCCCTGTTGATCCTAATGCACCAGTTGATCCCAACTCGCCAGTTGATCCAAATGCTCCAGTTGATCCTAATGCTCCAGTTGATCCTAATGCTCCAGTTGATCCTAATGCTCCAGTTGATCCAAATGCTCCAGTCGATCCTAATGCTCCAGTTCATCCTAATACCCCGGTTGATCCTAATGCTCCAGTCGATCCAAATGCTCCAGCCGATCCAAATGCTCCTTTTGATCCTAACACCCCAGTTGATCCTAACACCCCAATTGATCCTAATGCTCCAGTCGATCCAAATGCTCCAGTTGATCCTAGTGCTCCAGTTGATCCCAACGCTCCAGTCAATCCTAACTTCCCAGTTGATCCAAATACACCTATCGATCCCAATCACCCTGGATCTGGAGAACACGGTCGTCCTGGACATCCCAATAGACCAAATTGGCCTAACCATGAAGAAGGAAGTGGCAACCATCATCACCATCGTCCTGGCAGACCAGCTCATCCATCTAAACCCGGATCAGCAGAACATAATTCAGCGGAATCTAAGCCACAAAAACCAATTTCAAAAGAAGAATCCTCCGTAGAAGACAAATCTAAGGAGAAAAAGAAAGATAAAGAAGATTCAGAGGAGAAGAAAAATAACAGTGAggaaaagaataataaaaaacagGCAGAAAAGGAATTGAAAAAGAAAGCTGAAGAAGCTAAAAAAGAACTCATAAAGAAGATCGAAAAGAAACTTAAGAAAAACAAGTGTGACGAAGACGACGTCTATCCAGATATCAAGGATTGCAAGAAGTATTACCGTTGCGTCGACAACTCGGACAACAACACTTTCATTCATCTCCGCTGCGATGATGACAAACGTTTCGATAACGATAGTAAGAAATGCGTAAAGAAGAGTAAAGCTACATGCCTACTAAAGGATGATTAA